One genomic segment of Bradyrhizobium prioriisuperbiae includes these proteins:
- a CDS encoding alpha/beta hydrolase, with protein MATGRTDSAIDVDEAAKLPVRVYRDSRSPRSAPLVFHLHGGAFCAGSIEVCETIPELLAEAGAVVVSADYPLAPEFQFPHALRTIFGALKTLHKTRTRWAGKMSRLFVAGEEAGGNLAASLALMARDQHAPELAGQILLSPMLDACMATTSIRGADAGPAGCKWADGWQHYLGSADKAAHPYAAPSQSSRLSGLPPALVVTAQDDPMRDETLSYATRLQESGVAVSRHVLTAPTAWPDALCAGRPADSGWGTALRDQFIQFFADSAARLRRPASHHLVQASS; from the coding sequence GCCGGTCCGGGTCTACCGCGACTCCCGGTCGCCGCGCTCTGCGCCGCTGGTGTTTCATCTCCATGGCGGAGCGTTCTGCGCCGGTTCCATCGAGGTCTGCGAAACCATTCCGGAGCTGCTCGCCGAGGCGGGTGCCGTGGTGGTGTCGGCGGATTATCCGCTTGCTCCCGAGTTTCAGTTTCCCCATGCGCTGCGCACGATTTTCGGCGCGCTGAAGACGCTGCACAAAACCCGCACCCGATGGGCCGGCAAGATGTCCCGGCTGTTTGTCGCCGGCGAAGAAGCCGGTGGCAATCTTGCCGCAAGTCTCGCTTTGATGGCGCGCGATCAGCACGCGCCCGAACTCGCGGGACAGATTCTGCTGTCGCCGATGCTCGATGCCTGCATGGCGACCACATCGATCCGTGGCGCCGATGCCGGTCCCGCTGGATGCAAATGGGCCGATGGCTGGCAGCACTATCTGGGATCCGCCGACAAGGCCGCGCATCCCTATGCCGCGCCGTCGCAGTCCAGCAGGTTGTCCGGGCTGCCGCCCGCACTGGTCGTCACCGCGCAGGACGATCCGATGCGCGATGAAACCCTGAGTTATGCCACGCGGCTGCAGGAATCGGGTGTCGCCGTCAGCCGCCATGTGTTGACTGCACCCACGGCGTGGCCCGATGCGCTCTGCGCGGGTCGTCCCGCCGACAGCGGCTGGGGCACGGCGCTGCGCGACCAGTTCATTCAGTTTTTCGCGGACAGCGCGGCGCGGCTGCGCCGGCCCGCGTCTCACCATCTCGTTCAAGCTTCAAGTTAG
- a CDS encoding efflux RND transporter periplasmic adaptor subunit — MSYSSRYRAFALGTVLVGAAVSAGVLFSLQNNAAQANNQAAPPPSVPVSVATVEQRNAPTWDEFSGRLEAVERVEIRPRVAGVVEAVHFREGALVKQGDLLFTIDPAPYAAEVDRAKAQALAIQARIALTKNDLERGQQLWESRTISTRDLDQRVNAQREAEANLRAAEAALTSAQLNLDYTNVKAPVAGRVGKIEITVGNLVAAGPGSPVLTSLVSINPIYASFNADERVVMQALKQATASNGLVAMDRIPVQMGTILSGDATPFAGHLQLIDNQVDVRSGTVRVRAVFDNADGKLMPGQFARVRMGHAETQQALVVSERAIGTDQDKKFVMVVDAENKANYREVKLGESSEGLRMVTNGLKAGERIVVNGLQRVRPGSLLAPTQVSMDGSAERSASAAPEEKTAQQ, encoded by the coding sequence ATGTCGTATTCGTCTCGTTATCGCGCTTTTGCTCTGGGCACCGTGCTGGTCGGCGCTGCCGTCAGCGCCGGCGTGTTGTTTTCGCTGCAGAACAACGCCGCGCAGGCCAACAATCAGGCCGCGCCGCCGCCGTCGGTGCCGGTTTCTGTCGCCACCGTCGAACAGCGCAACGCGCCGACCTGGGATGAGTTCTCCGGCCGTCTCGAAGCGGTGGAGCGTGTCGAGATCCGTCCGCGGGTCGCCGGCGTGGTCGAGGCCGTGCACTTCCGCGAAGGTGCGCTGGTGAAGCAGGGCGACCTGCTGTTCACCATCGATCCGGCGCCCTATGCCGCCGAGGTCGATCGTGCCAAGGCGCAGGCGCTTGCCATCCAGGCCCGGATCGCGCTGACCAAGAATGATCTCGAGCGCGGCCAGCAGCTGTGGGAGTCCCGCACCATTTCGACGCGGGATCTCGACCAGCGCGTCAATGCGCAGCGCGAGGCCGAAGCCAATCTGCGTGCCGCGGAAGCCGCACTCACTTCGGCGCAGCTCAATCTCGACTACACCAACGTCAAGGCGCCGGTCGCCGGCCGGGTCGGCAAGATCGAGATCACCGTCGGCAACCTCGTCGCCGCGGGACCGGGGTCGCCGGTGCTGACGTCGCTGGTGTCGATCAATCCGATCTACGCCAGTTTCAACGCCGACGAGCGGGTGGTGATGCAGGCGCTGAAGCAGGCCACGGCATCCAACGGCCTTGTGGCGATGGATCGCATTCCCGTGCAGATGGGCACCATCCTCAGTGGCGACGCCACGCCCTTCGCCGGCCACTTGCAGCTGATCGACAACCAGGTCGATGTCCGCAGCGGCACGGTGCGGGTGCGGGCGGTGTTCGACAATGCTGACGGCAAGCTGATGCCGGGCCAGTTCGCCCGCGTCCGCATGGGCCACGCCGAGACCCAGCAGGCGCTGGTGGTCAGCGAGCGGGCGATCGGCACCGACCAGGACAAGAAGTTCGTCATGGTGGTCGATGCCGAGAACAAGGCGAATTACCGCGAGGTCAAGCTCGGCGAGAGTTCGGAAGGCCTGCGTATGGTGACCAATGGCCTGAAGGCCGGTGAGCGCATCGTGGTGAATGGATTGCAGCGGGTGCGGCCGGGCAGCTTGCTGGCACCGACGCAAGTGTCGATGGACGGTTCGGCCGAGCGGTCGGCGTCCGCGGCACCGGAGGAGAAGACGGCGCAGCAGTAA
- a CDS encoding efflux RND transporter permease subunit encodes MNISRFFIDRPIFAGVLSILIFLSGLLALRVMPISEYPEVAPPSVVVRAQYPGANPKVIAETVSTPIEEQINGVEGMLYMSSQSTTDGLMTLTVTFKLGTDPDKAQQLVQNRVSQAEPRLPEDVRRLGITTIKSAPDLTLVVHLLSPNDRYDMTYLRNYAVLNVKDRLARIDGVGQVQLFGSGDYSMRIWLDPQKVAEHGLSASDVVREIRAQNVQAAAGVVGASPGLPNIDFQLPVNAQGRLQTEQEFGDIIVKGGSNGEVTRLRDIARIELGASEYSLRSLLDNKSAVAIPIFQSPGSNAIQISDNVRKTMAELKKNMPEGVDYKIVYDPTQFVRASIEAVIHTLLEAVALVVLVVIIFLQTWRASIIPLLAVPVSIIGTFAVMYLFGFSINALSLFGLVLAIGIVVDDAIVVVENVERNIEEGLTPREATYRAMREVSGPIIAIALVLVAVFVPLAFITGLTGQFYRQFALTIAISTVISAINSLTLSPALAAQLLKGHDEPKDILTRAMDKYLGWFFRGFNTAFKRVGGGYSSGVKGAISRKTIMVGIYLALVGVTWGLFKSVPGGFVPGQDKQYLVGFAQLPDGATLDRTEDVIRRMSEIALKEPGVESAVAFPGLSINGFTNSSNAGIVFVTLKPFDERKTAALSGGGIAKTLNGKFATIQEAFIAMFPPPPVQGLGTIGGFKLQIEDQAGLGYDALNDATKAFLAKAQQAPEIAGLFSSYQVNTPQLYADIDRTRARQLGVPVTDVFDTLQIYLGSLYVNDFNKFGRTYTVRVQADAKFRARPDDVGELKVRSGSGDMIPLATLLRVKSSAGPERAMRYNGFLTADINGGAAQGYSSGEAQAAVQRIADETLPKGFGFEWTELTYQQVLAGNSAVVVFPLALLLVFLVLAAQYESLTLPLSIIMIVPMGLMAAMFGVWVSDGDNNVFTQIGLIVLVGLSAKNAILIVEFARELEFAGRKPIEAAIEASRMRLRPILMTSMAFIMGVVPLVTSTGAGAEMRHAMGVAVFSGMIGVTAFGIFLTPVFYVLLRRLSGNKPLKLHGEVPHGSELGSTPHTPHPPISQAAE; translated from the coding sequence ATGAATATTTCCCGATTTTTCATCGACCGGCCGATCTTTGCCGGGGTGTTGTCGATCCTGATCTTCCTGTCGGGCCTGTTGGCGCTGCGGGTGATGCCGATTTCCGAATATCCGGAAGTGGCGCCGCCGTCGGTGGTGGTGCGTGCGCAGTATCCCGGCGCCAACCCGAAGGTGATTGCCGAGACGGTCTCGACGCCCATTGAAGAGCAGATCAACGGCGTCGAAGGCATGCTCTATATGAGCAGCCAGTCGACCACCGACGGCCTGATGACACTGACGGTGACATTCAAGCTCGGCACCGATCCCGACAAGGCGCAGCAGCTGGTGCAGAACCGCGTCTCCCAGGCCGAGCCGCGGCTGCCCGAAGACGTCCGCCGGCTCGGCATCACCACGATCAAGAGCGCGCCCGACCTGACGCTGGTGGTGCATCTGCTGTCGCCGAACGACCGCTACGACATGACTTATTTGCGCAACTACGCCGTGCTCAACGTCAAGGATCGCCTCGCCCGCATCGATGGCGTGGGACAGGTGCAGCTATTTGGCTCCGGTGACTATTCGATGCGGATCTGGCTCGATCCGCAGAAAGTCGCCGAGCACGGCCTGTCCGCCAGCGACGTGGTCCGCGAAATCCGCGCCCAGAACGTGCAGGCGGCGGCCGGCGTGGTCGGCGCCTCGCCGGGCCTGCCCAACATCGATTTCCAGCTTCCGGTGAATGCCCAGGGGCGCCTGCAGACCGAGCAGGAGTTCGGCGACATCATTGTCAAGGGCGGCAGCAATGGCGAGGTGACGCGTCTGCGCGACATCGCCCGCATCGAGCTCGGCGCCTCGGAGTATTCGCTGCGCTCGCTGCTCGACAACAAGTCGGCGGTGGCGATTCCGATCTTCCAGTCGCCGGGATCGAACGCGATCCAGATCTCGGACAACGTCCGCAAGACGATGGCCGAGCTGAAGAAGAACATGCCTGAGGGGGTGGACTACAAGATTGTCTACGATCCCACCCAGTTCGTCCGCGCCTCGATCGAAGCGGTGATCCATACGCTGCTGGAAGCCGTCGCACTGGTGGTGCTGGTGGTGATCATCTTCCTGCAGACCTGGCGGGCGTCGATCATCCCACTGCTGGCGGTGCCCGTGTCGATCATCGGCACCTTCGCGGTGATGTATCTGTTCGGCTTCTCCATCAACGCGCTTAGCCTGTTCGGCCTGGTGCTGGCCATCGGCATTGTGGTCGACGACGCCATCGTGGTGGTCGAAAACGTCGAGCGCAACATCGAAGAGGGGCTGACGCCGCGCGAGGCGACATACCGCGCCATGCGCGAGGTGTCGGGCCCGATCATCGCGATCGCGCTGGTGCTGGTGGCGGTGTTCGTGCCGCTGGCTTTCATCACGGGCCTCACCGGGCAGTTCTATCGCCAGTTCGCCTTGACCATCGCGATCTCCACCGTGATCTCGGCGATCAATTCGCTGACGCTGTCGCCGGCATTGGCCGCGCAATTGCTGAAGGGGCATGACGAGCCGAAGGACATCCTTACCCGTGCCATGGACAAATACCTGGGATGGTTTTTCCGCGGCTTCAACACCGCGTTCAAGCGTGTCGGTGGCGGTTACAGCTCCGGCGTCAAGGGCGCGATCTCGCGCAAGACCATCATGGTCGGCATCTATCTGGCGCTGGTCGGTGTCACCTGGGGCCTGTTCAAGTCGGTGCCGGGCGGCTTCGTTCCCGGGCAGGACAAGCAGTACCTGGTCGGCTTCGCGCAATTGCCCGACGGCGCGACGCTCGATCGCACCGAGGACGTCATCCGCCGCATGAGCGAGATCGCGCTGAAGGAACCCGGTGTGGAGAGCGCGGTGGCGTTCCCCGGCCTGTCGATCAACGGCTTCACCAACTCGTCCAACGCCGGCATCGTGTTCGTCACCCTGAAGCCGTTCGATGAGCGCAAGACGGCGGCGCTGAGCGGTGGCGGCATCGCGAAAACGCTGAACGGCAAGTTCGCGACCATCCAGGAAGCCTTCATCGCCATGTTCCCGCCGCCGCCCGTGCAGGGCCTCGGCACCATCGGCGGCTTCAAGCTGCAGATCGAGGACCAGGCGGGCCTCGGCTACGATGCGCTGAACGATGCGACCAAGGCGTTCCTCGCCAAGGCCCAGCAGGCGCCGGAGATCGCTGGGCTGTTCTCCAGTTACCAGGTCAACACGCCGCAGCTTTATGCGGATATCGACCGCACCCGGGCGCGGCAGCTCGGCGTTCCCGTGACGGACGTGTTCGACACGCTGCAGATCTATCTGGGCTCGCTCTACGTCAACGACTTCAACAAGTTCGGGCGCACCTACACCGTCCGCGTGCAGGCCGATGCGAAATTCCGCGCCCGTCCCGACGATGTCGGCGAGCTCAAGGTCCGCTCGGGCTCCGGCGACATGATTCCGCTGGCGACGTTGCTGCGGGTGAAATCGAGCGCCGGGCCTGAGCGTGCCATGCGCTACAACGGCTTCCTCACCGCCGACATCAATGGCGGCGCGGCGCAGGGCTATTCGTCCGGCGAGGCGCAGGCGGCGGTGCAACGGATCGCCGACGAAACCTTGCCGAAAGGCTTTGGCTTCGAATGGACCGAACTGACCTACCAGCAGGTGCTGGCCGGCAATTCGGCGGTGGTGGTGTTCCCCTTGGCCCTGCTGCTGGTGTTCCTGGTGCTGGCGGCGCAGTACGAAAGCCTGACGCTGCCATTGTCGATCATCATGATCGTGCCGATGGGGTTGATGGCCGCGATGTTCGGCGTCTGGGTCTCCGACGGCGACAACAACGTGTTCACCCAGATCGGGTTGATCGTGCTGGTGGGCCTGTCGGCCAAGAACGCCATCCTGATCGTGGAGTTCGCGCGCGAACTGGAGTTCGCCGGCCGCAAGCCGATCGAAGCCGCGATCGAGGCCAGCCGGATGCGGTTGCGCCCGATCCTGATGACGTCGATGGCGTTCATCATGGGTGTGGTGCCGCTGGTCACCTCGACCGGGGCCGGCGCGGAAATGCGCCATGCCATGGGCGTGGCGGTGTTCTCCGGCATGATCGGTGTCACTGCGTTCGGCATCTTCCTGACGCCGGTGTTCTATGTGCTGCTGCGCCGCCTGAGCGGCAACAAGCCGCTCAAGCTGCATGGCGAGGTGCCGCACGGCTCCGAACTCGGCAGCACGCCACACACCCCGCACCCTCCAATCAGCCAGGCCGCCGAGTAG
- a CDS encoding TRAP transporter large permease: MELIVLSVSFFGFLILGVPVAFAIGLSALCSILYEGLPVAVIFQQMMSGMNIFSFLAIPFFVFSGELMLHGGVADKIVQLAKNLVGHIRGGLGMSNVLACTLFGGVSGSPVADVSAMGSVMIPMMKKEGYDVDYAVNVTTHASLVGALMPTSHNMIIYSLAAGGKVSIGALIAAGLLPSLVLMICMLVAAYLVAVKRGYPAGIFPGWAAVWRSLAAAIPGLLIVAIILAGILSGVFTATESAAVAVTYTIILTFFLYRTMNWHKFIAAAAKAVKTTGIVLLLIGVSTMFQYLMGLYEVADYAGALMSKVSSSPWVIFLLINIILFVLGTFMDMAATILICTPIFLPIAMKAGMDPVQFGILMLINCALGLNTPPVGTTQFVGCAIGGISVGAVMKTILPFYAALVAALMFVTYIPGFSLWLPSLLMGYKPL; the protein is encoded by the coding sequence ATGGAACTGATTGTCCTCTCCGTCTCGTTCTTCGGCTTCCTCATCCTCGGCGTTCCCGTGGCCTTTGCCATCGGGCTCTCGGCGCTATGCTCCATCTTGTATGAGGGCCTGCCGGTCGCGGTGATCTTTCAGCAGATGATGTCGGGAATGAACATCTTCTCGTTCCTGGCCATTCCGTTCTTCGTCTTCAGTGGCGAGCTGATGCTCCACGGCGGCGTCGCGGACAAGATCGTGCAGCTCGCCAAGAACCTGGTCGGCCACATCCGCGGCGGCCTCGGCATGTCCAACGTGCTGGCCTGCACGCTGTTCGGCGGTGTCTCGGGCTCGCCGGTGGCCGACGTGTCGGCAATGGGATCGGTGATGATCCCGATGATGAAGAAGGAAGGCTACGACGTCGATTACGCTGTCAACGTGACGACGCACGCCTCGCTCGTTGGCGCGCTGATGCCGACCAGCCACAACATGATCATCTATTCGCTCGCCGCCGGCGGCAAAGTGTCCATTGGCGCCCTGATCGCGGCCGGCCTGCTTCCGTCGCTGGTGCTGATGATCTGCATGCTGGTGGCCGCCTATCTGGTCGCCGTCAAGCGCGGTTACCCCGCGGGAATATTCCCCGGCTGGGCAGCTGTCTGGCGCTCGCTGGCCGCTGCGATCCCGGGCCTCCTGATCGTCGCCATCATTCTTGCAGGCATTCTTTCAGGCGTGTTCACGGCAACGGAGTCGGCGGCCGTCGCGGTGACCTACACCATCATTCTCACCTTCTTCCTCTACCGCACCATGAACTGGCACAAGTTCATCGCGGCGGCCGCCAAGGCGGTCAAGACGACCGGCATCGTGTTGCTGCTGATCGGCGTCTCGACCATGTTCCAGTACCTGATGGGCCTCTATGAAGTTGCCGATTACGCCGGCGCTCTCATGAGCAAGGTCTCGAGCAGCCCGTGGGTCATCTTCCTGCTGATCAACATCATCCTGTTCGTGCTCGGCACGTTCATGGACATGGCGGCCACCATCCTGATCTGCACGCCGATCTTCCTGCCGATCGCCATGAAAGCCGGCATGGATCCCGTCCAGTTCGGCATCCTGATGCTGATCAATTGCGCCCTCGGCCTCAACACACCGCCCGTCGGCACCACGCAATTCGTCGGCTGCGCCATCGGCGGAATATCGGTGGGTGCCGTCATGAAGACGATCCTGCCGTTCTATGCTGCGCTAGTCGCAGCTTTGATGTTCGTGACATATATACCGGGGTTCTCTCTGTGGTTGCCTTCACTGCTGATGGGCTACAAACCACTTTGA
- a CDS encoding TRAP transporter small permease yields the protein MKEIELIDEMPAEGASSRRPADGLLTRINAPIARYGMYLSVTGLLVIVTIVFYQVFGRYVLNSSPTWTENLALVLILYVTLIGAAVGVRDAGHVSMESLLVLLPEGPREKIELVIHALVVLFGAAMVYNGWLLGSSVGMVKIANLGLPEFVRYVPLVLSGLLIISFSIEHIIALLRNEEVVPSWN from the coding sequence ATGAAAGAGATTGAACTGATCGATGAGATGCCAGCGGAGGGGGCCAGCTCCCGACGCCCGGCTGACGGCTTGCTGACGCGAATTAACGCACCGATCGCGCGTTATGGCATGTATCTCTCGGTGACCGGACTGCTGGTGATCGTCACGATCGTCTTCTACCAGGTGTTCGGCCGCTACGTTCTCAATTCGAGCCCGACCTGGACCGAAAATCTTGCCCTGGTGCTGATTCTCTACGTCACGCTGATCGGCGCGGCGGTCGGCGTGCGCGATGCAGGGCATGTCAGCATGGAATCCCTGCTGGTGCTGTTGCCGGAAGGTCCACGCGAGAAGATCGAACTGGTCATCCACGCACTGGTCGTGCTGTTCGGCGCGGCGATGGTTTACAATGGTTGGCTGCTCGGCAGTTCGGTCGGCATGGTCAAGATCGCCAATCTCGGCCTGCCGGAGTTCGTCCGCTACGTGCCGCTCGTTTTGTCGGGGCTGCTGATCATCTCCTTCTCGATCGAACACATCATCGCATTGCTGCGTAATGAAGAAGTTGTCCCTTCATGGAACTGA
- a CDS encoding TRAP transporter substrate-binding protein produces the protein MKQIARVAGSCLAILAFATTVQARDFRSADIHPTDYPTVEAVRFMGKQLSEATNGRLGVKVFPNGALGSEKDTIEQIKIGGLDIMRINSAPLNNFVPETIVTGLPFVFRSTQHMRKVLDGPIGDEILAAMEPAGLIGLAFYDSGARSFYTVKKPVKSLADLKGLKIRVQQSDLFVSMIEGLGANATPMPYGEVYTALKTGLVDAAENNWPSYESSRHFEAAKFYNLTEHSLAPEVLVMSKKIWDTLSKEDQAAVRKAAKDSVPYMRKLWDERETQSRKTVEAAGVQVIEIANKQEFIDAMKPVYAKYASDPKLKGLVQRIQDTK, from the coding sequence ATGAAGCAGATAGCGCGCGTGGCCGGATCGTGCCTGGCGATCCTTGCATTCGCGACAACAGTTCAAGCACGCGATTTCCGTTCGGCCGATATTCATCCGACTGATTATCCGACCGTTGAAGCCGTCCGCTTCATGGGCAAGCAATTGTCCGAGGCCACCAACGGACGCCTGGGCGTCAAGGTGTTCCCCAACGGCGCGCTCGGCTCGGAGAAGGACACGATCGAGCAGATCAAGATCGGCGGCCTCGATATCATGCGGATCAACTCCGCGCCGCTCAACAACTTCGTGCCCGAGACGATCGTGACCGGATTGCCGTTCGTCTTCCGCAGCACGCAGCACATGCGCAAGGTGCTCGACGGACCGATCGGTGACGAAATTCTGGCCGCCATGGAGCCCGCCGGCCTGATCGGCCTCGCTTTCTATGACAGCGGCGCGCGCTCGTTCTACACGGTCAAGAAACCGGTCAAGTCTCTCGCCGATCTCAAGGGCCTGAAGATCCGCGTGCAGCAGTCCGATCTGTTCGTCTCCATGATCGAAGGACTCGGCGCCAACGCAACGCCGATGCCGTATGGCGAGGTCTATACCGCGCTGAAGACGGGCCTGGTGGACGCCGCCGAGAACAACTGGCCGTCTTATGAATCCTCGCGGCATTTTGAAGCCGCGAAGTTCTACAACTTGACTGAGCACTCGCTCGCTCCCGAAGTGCTGGTGATGTCGAAGAAGATCTGGGACACCTTGTCGAAGGAAGACCAGGCGGCAGTCCGCAAAGCGGCGAAGGATTCCGTTCCGTATATGCGCAAGCTGTGGGATGAGCGCGAGACTCAATCGCGCAAGACCGTCGAAGCGGCCGGCGTTCAGGTGATCGAAATCGCCAACAAGCAGGAATTCATCGATGCGATGAAGCCTGTCTACGCCAAGTATGCCAGTGACCCGAAACTGAAGGGCCTGGTCCAGCGCATTCAGGACACGAAGTAA
- the gudD gene encoding glucarate dehydratase, with the protein MTASTTIVSGTPVVRDMKVIPVAGHDGMLLNLSGAHGPFFTRNIVILTDSAGHTGLGEVPGGETIKKTLEDARDLVVGQPIGKFNAVLNAMRTRFADRDAGGRGLQTFDLRVTIHAVTAVEAALLDLLGQHLDVPVAALLGEGQQRDKVEMLGYLFYVGDRRKTNLAYRGEPNAKDDWFRLRHEEAVTPEAVARLAEAAYARYGFQDFKLKGGVFAGDEEILAIKALAEAFPQARITLDPNGAWSLDEAVRLCKPMHGILAYAEDPCGAEAGFSGREIMAEFRHATGLPTATNMIATDWRQMSHALALQSVDIPLADPHFWTLQGAVRVAQTCRDHGLTWGSHSNNHFDISLAMFTHAAAAAPGKVTAIDTHWIWQDGQRLTKEPLEIVGGLVAVPDRPGLGIEIDMAQVEAGHELYKKHGLGARDDAIAMQFLIPGWTFNNKRPCMVR; encoded by the coding sequence ATGACTGCGTCGACCACAATCGTTTCCGGGACCCCTGTCGTCCGCGACATGAAGGTCATTCCTGTCGCCGGCCATGACGGCATGCTGCTCAATCTGAGCGGCGCGCACGGCCCGTTTTTCACCCGCAACATCGTGATCCTGACCGACAGCGCCGGCCACACCGGCCTGGGCGAAGTCCCCGGCGGCGAGACCATCAAAAAGACTTTGGAAGACGCCCGCGATCTCGTGGTCGGCCAGCCGATCGGCAAATTCAATGCGGTGCTGAACGCCATGCGCACGCGCTTTGCCGACCGCGACGCCGGCGGCCGCGGGCTGCAGACCTTCGACCTGCGGGTGACCATCCATGCGGTGACCGCGGTGGAAGCGGCCCTGCTGGACCTGCTGGGCCAGCACCTCGATGTGCCGGTGGCGGCACTGCTCGGCGAGGGACAGCAGCGCGACAAGGTCGAGATGCTGGGCTATCTGTTTTATGTCGGCGACCGCCGCAAGACCAACCTCGCCTATCGCGGGGAGCCAAACGCCAAGGACGACTGGTTCCGCCTGCGCCACGAAGAAGCCGTGACGCCCGAAGCCGTGGCGCGGCTCGCGGAAGCCGCTTATGCGCGTTATGGCTTCCAGGATTTCAAGCTGAAGGGCGGCGTGTTCGCCGGCGACGAAGAGATCCTCGCGATCAAGGCGCTGGCGGAGGCGTTTCCGCAGGCCCGCATCACCCTCGATCCCAATGGCGCTTGGTCGCTCGACGAAGCCGTGCGGCTGTGCAAACCGATGCACGGCATCCTGGCGTATGCCGAAGATCCCTGCGGCGCCGAAGCCGGCTTCTCCGGCCGCGAGATCATGGCCGAATTCCGCCATGCAACCGGGCTGCCCACCGCCACCAACATGATCGCCACCGACTGGCGGCAGATGAGCCACGCACTGGCGCTGCAGTCGGTCGACATTCCGCTGGCCGATCCGCACTTCTGGACACTGCAGGGCGCGGTGCGGGTGGCGCAGACCTGCCGCGACCACGGCCTGACCTGGGGCTCGCACTCCAACAACCATTTCGACATCTCGCTGGCGATGTTCACCCACGCCGCGGCGGCCGCGCCCGGCAAGGTGACCGCGATCGACACCCACTGGATCTGGCAGGACGGCCAGCGGCTGACCAAGGAGCCGCTCGAGATCGTCGGCGGGCTTGTTGCCGTGCCGGATCGTCCCGGCCTTGGCATCGAGATCGACATGGCGCAGGTCGAAGCCGGCCACGAGCTCTACAAAAAGCACGGCCTTGGCGCCCGCGACGACGCCATTGCCATGCAGTTCCTGATCCCGGGCTGGACCTTCAACAACAAGCGGCCGTGCATGGTGCGGTGA
- the kdgD gene encoding 5-dehydro-4-deoxyglucarate dehydratase translates to MSKMTPKEMAKQIGEGLLSFPVTPFNADYSFNETQYRSNMDWLCGYDVAGLFAAGGTGEFFSLTPAEVEKVVGVAVNETRGRVPVLAGAGYGTAIAKEMAAAAERAGADGILLLPPYLMHSEQDGLAAHIEAVCGATKLGVIVYNRDNAIVNEHTLAKLCDKCPNLVGYKDGIGDIELMTRVYSRMGDRLTYVGGLPTAETFALPYLEMGVTTYSSAVFNFVPEFAVKFYAAVRKRDRDAVHAGLRDFILPLIAIRNRKKGYAVSIIKAGMKVIGRDSGPVRPPLNDLDAGEMVELTGLVERLKPTSK, encoded by the coding sequence ATGAGCAAGATGACACCAAAGGAAATGGCGAAGCAGATCGGCGAAGGCCTGCTGTCGTTTCCGGTAACGCCATTCAACGCGGACTATTCCTTCAACGAGACGCAGTACCGCTCCAACATGGATTGGCTGTGCGGCTACGACGTTGCCGGCCTGTTCGCCGCCGGCGGCACCGGCGAGTTCTTCTCGCTGACGCCAGCGGAAGTGGAAAAAGTGGTCGGCGTCGCCGTCAATGAAACACGCGGCCGTGTGCCGGTGCTCGCCGGAGCCGGGTACGGCACCGCGATCGCCAAGGAAATGGCCGCGGCCGCCGAGCGCGCCGGCGCCGACGGCATCCTGCTGCTGCCGCCCTACCTGATGCACTCCGAACAGGACGGCCTCGCCGCCCACATCGAGGCGGTGTGCGGCGCCACCAAGCTCGGTGTCATCGTCTACAACCGCGACAATGCGATTGTGAACGAGCACACCCTGGCGAAACTCTGCGACAAGTGCCCAAACCTGGTCGGCTACAAGGACGGCATCGGCGACATCGAGCTGATGACACGGGTCTACTCCCGCATGGGCGATCGCCTCACTTATGTCGGCGGCTTGCCGACGGCGGAAACCTTCGCCTTGCCCTATCTCGAAATGGGCGTGACCACCTACTCCTCCGCCGTGTTCAACTTCGTGCCGGAGTTCGCCGTGAAGTTCTATGCGGCGGTGCGCAAGCGCGACCGCGATGCGGTGCATGCGGGCCTGCGCGACTTCATCCTGCCGCTGATCGCGATCCGCAATCGCAAGAAGGGCTATGCCGTCTCGATCATCAAGGCCGGCATGAAGGTGATCGGCCGCGATTCCGGGCCGGTGCGCCCGCCGCTGAACGACCTCGATGCCGGCGAAATGGTGGAACTGACCGGGCTGGTAGAACGACTCAAGCCGACGTCGAAGTAA